AGGTGAATGAGAACCATATTAAAGAAAGATGAACAGAAGCAGTTGCAACAGCACTTAGAAGCAGTAGCGCTTACTTTTGACTAGTTAAATGAAGTTGCAGCTTGTTCTAGCAATTCACAAATACTTATTTATGATTGTGCGGTTTCTTGATTCTTAAACTTTAGGTCTAACAGGTTCCTTTTGTAGTTTATCATATGATACAtcataaaaaaaaactcggcctgcgaggggcaagccgcccccgagcattaatgtaagaagaagacctctcacacaggtcgagaaaccccccgaacccctgccccacccttaCACAGGGGCGTCGTAACCCATACCGTAACCCGTGTGAGAGCGGGCCGGGGTGAGCCGGGACCTATTTCCATGTGCTTTGGCGTGTAGGCAGGCGAGagaatttttttaacctcagcctgaaattcgctcccaccggGAGTtgaacccaggacctgaggagtgctgccgaggccacctaaccaatcAGGCTAGGCACCCTTTTGCTATGATACATCATACATGTTTGCATGTTCTGAGATAATCATGTGATACATATTTGAAGGCCTGTTAGTGTTCTGTGGTAGTTCATGTTGATCATTTGAAGATTAATGCATTATGCTACGACATCTGAATTCTGAGAGGTGTTTCTACGCATCACTCCTTTGTCGTGGCACACTATTTAGAGCACTAGACAAGGGCTGATTCTGGGTACTCCCTGTTATGATCCTAAGATCATTAGGGCAAAAACTACCAGGAAGATTAGCCGTGCGTCGGCTTGGAGGGAGACTAGACTGTTGGGGAGAGTTGGGGATtaattcttcttcattgcttgatttCAAATGACTTGTCATACCTGATAATTATCCTAACAAACCAATGAACTTATCTAATATTGCGCTGTGAAGGATATATGGGCTGGCCCTCTGGCCTCCCCATAACACTCACCCTCATTGATGTGGAGTGGTGTAATATCTATATTTTGATTTCTCTTTGATGATATTCATTGAATGTGAAATACACTTTTGTAAGTTGCGGTGGTGCTTTCTCAGCTACCTGCAACGCCACTACTGAAGAACTGATCACACAGCTGTGGAATcgttattattattttgtttggaAAAAGTTTGGAAGCTTTCTTGAATCTTTTAATTAATCGCAAGTTCAGATCAGGGATAAAAAATTGTAATATATGTTTATCAGAAATCAGCAACCAGGCTCTACCTCGAGAGAAACAATGGTCACTAAAAGTTTTGAAGAAAAATGTCAGCACTTAGGCTCATGTTGCCAAAGCTAGTACTCTCACTAAGAATTTTCCATGGAAGTGTCTCCACCAACATCAGTTCATTGTGCCTATTATTCAGAATAGCCATATTTCTTTGGATTGAAAACAAAGTATTGAAACTTATGTTTCTGTGAAGGCTAAACATCTCGAGGGTTCTATTTTCATGGACTGTGGCAGTGACTTGGGATCTGCTCGTCATGTTCCTGGTAAGGGCGTGGGCGTTGCTTCCTCTGTGTATACTAGTTTACTAATTTCTCTTTGTTTCAAAACGGACTTGAGATTAATTGAATAATTCCCAGGAAAGTAACAGCGTTTTTCTTAATTTCTGTgcaattttgtttcttttcttttttaaaattttactaGAATCTTTTACGTAATCAGAATTCATGGCAGGGACCGCAAAGTTTACAATTCACCAGAAGCTGAAATAAATTATTCACCCTGCTCTATGTGATAATCAAGATGTCTTGCaagattttttttgtcaaaatgTGTAGATGTGATATCTTCCAGATTGAACTAAAACCAATAATTGGCATGAAAGACATCAATGTGTTGTATAGTACACGGCACTTACAGAAATACGGCAAAATTACATGATTGATAATAGATGACTACGTACTTATCTTTAGTTATGGAACATGCAGTTTTTAACTTCACTGTGCCTTATTATCGTCAGAGGCTGTAATTTCTATGGTCTTACGGCAGATAATTCATTCCCATAGAATTTATACCATCAACGATTGTTTACACTTGATTGCAGGCAATCCAGCTCTACGGCAAGGGAAACAAGGATTTGGTGTTGGATTTGGATACGGACTTCACTTCAACACGGACCTAGGTCAGATCCGTGTCGACTATGCTATAAACGCATTCAATCGCAAAACCATCTACTTTGGCATCAACAGTAGTGGTGGCTCGTAGGTTATGAGAAACAAACCTCTCACTTGACATAGAATTGCAATTCAAATTGATTCTTGACATAGAAGGGGTTCCCCAAGTTTCTTTCTTGACTGTGTGTTCTGGACATGCCAGCAGAATCATCTTGTTTCTATATGCTGGCATTGAAAAGCTGTATAGTTGAGATGCACGAGATGCATGCCTCTTATTATTTATTGTTACATTCTTTTTTCCTGGTCAGTCGCTGAACAAATTGTGCCGATAAGATATGTGTTGAACTGCTCCAAAGGTACTTTAAATACATTATAACTTCATTAGGTTTACAAAATGTACAAATCTATACTTATGTAGGCATGTAGCTTCATTGCTTGTCGTCAATTTTGTTAGATGGTGGACAAAAAGTTCGCCGATAAGATGATATGTGTAGAACTGCTCCAAAGATACTTCCATTTCATTTCATTTCTTACAAGTAGATATTTGCAGCCAATTGTCATGTcgtggagttttttttttttttgagggggtgGGGGCATATTCTGGAGTTTTGTCGACGTCTTGCATTGAAGGGGCATTTCGTTCCCTGGGACAAAGTATTCGTCCATTTTTATTCAGAAACCTGTCACCCGTATGGCAGATGGAATCTGACGTCGCCTCTGATACGCTAGTGATTAGCATCACTACGCTTTTGGACGGGATATGTTGATGTTGCTATTTGTATATACTTACTCTCtctaaaggaaaagaaaattccAGCTTTCTCGAGCGTCAATTGTCTTGTCTCGTCTCGTCTCATCTGCCCAGTTCATAGCGGAAAGGGGAAAGGGACGCGATGCTGCCGTCGACAGCATTTGTGCAGCCCGTTCATTGCCACCCACGTAAAAAGACCGTTCATTTTCTCGGCTCGACACTTCAAGAGCCAGCTTCACTTCACTGCCACAAGCAGGGTTTCCACCCTTTGACCTCGGATGGAGGCAACTCGGGTGGATCACCCACCAGAAAATCGTGATGCGACTATTTCTTCGAGGCGATCCAAGGTCAAGAAAATGTAAGAAAAATGAGGCCACCGAATCGTCAAAGGATAATTCACATCATGCTCAAAGGTACAACAAGCTCGATTCACAAGCCAGAGATGAGAAATCCAAACTTGGACGAAGAAGACGAAGCACCAAAGAAGTAGTAGTATTTGTAAAGTGTGCTACTACATCACGCAGAGGCGGAGCACGCGAGCGGGAGCTCCAGGCAAAGCTTACGCCGGCGAGGTGGCCTCGAGGGGGTCCTCTCCTAGATCTCCGTCGACCTCGTCCCCGGTGATCCGGTCGAGCACGAGGACGATCCCCATGGCGAAGGCGGCGTCGAAGCCGGCGCGCACCCAGAGCACGAACACGTCCCGCCCCATCACCACGTGCGCGTCCTCGTCCACCTTCCGCCgcacctccgccaccaccacgtcctcctccgcctcgccgtcggcgccgccccAGGCCCTGGCGGAGGCCACGACGCGGCAGCACCGGCGCGGGAAGGACCCGTCGACGTGGAACTCCCCGGTGGCGCCGGGCGCGAGGAGGtcgacgaggacggcggcggcgccggtcccGGCCCCGAGGatggaggagcggcgcgcggaGAAGAGGGGCTTCTGGTGGCCGcccccgcccgcggcggcgccgtccccgAGGAAGCCGTCCCAGCGGTTGTGcaggctggggcggcggcggcgcaccgtgaGCACGGGCTCCCCCTCGGCGTCCAGCAGCGCGAGGtcccccgccgcggccccgcccccgcacgccccgccgcgcccgtaGGTCTCCACGCGGAACGCCAGCGCCCCCGTCCGGTGGTCGTACGCCTCCAGCCCGTCCCCCGGCGTGAATAGCGTCGTCTTCCGCACCGTCAGCTCCCGGTCCTCCCCGCCGCAGTGCTCCTCCCCGActatcaccacctgctgctgctgccccatCCTTTCTAGTTTGTTTCTCCGCCCTCCCTGCAACTTGGCCTCCGCAACCTGCGGGTGGAGACGAGAGCGGCTGGCTAGTAGTTCTGCTTATGGAGGGGGAATGGATGAGCGCTAAAGATCTCGGCGTTCGCTTTCGCCGGGTGGGAGAGGCTCCCCTGTTTATAcacgctctccgcctccgccagcGCGCCGGCCAATGGCGGGTGCTGCGGGGCCCCACCAGCTGGGGTCGATGTCGATTCGATTTCGATCCGATTCGCCGTCCGGGCGCCGTCAGTCGCCGAGGCCACAAGCTTTGGACGCGGGAAAACAACGGGAGCGGAGAGGAGAGGCAACGAATTCAGCTTGGATTTGGATGCGCATTAACGCGACGATAACGTAGTATAATGCCCCTGAAACAGTGTTGGCGTGATGATCGTCTGGAATCGTAGGGCTCGGGTAAAGCTCGAGCTTTGCCGCGAGATAAGCATCGCAGTAATAACCAATAAGTATAGTGGTGGACTTGTCAAGCAAGCTGGCAGCCTGTCTGCCGCCGCAGTGCCCGTGCACTCGTGCGGACATGGCAAACCATGTACGGTGACAGCAAGGAGTTCGCAATGTTTAGCTGTTTAGCTCGCTAAATTTGATGTggcaatgaaaaaaaataagagaatGAGAGTAGTCATTAGCGATGAACAAATAGCTGATATATTTCACGTAGCCCAAAAACATATGAGAGGAGTGTATGAATCTaatagtataaaatagttttttCTTTTATCTCTCATTTCTAACCACGTAATTAGTGCTATTTATTAGCATTGGGGACGCCCTAAAGCACCGGTGCTCCTTCCCTCGgggtccgccggcgccggggtttGAAGCTGAGATGGATACGGATCAAGTGGGAAAAGGATAACGGATCGGCGCAGCAGCTCAGCTCTTTGCAGGCAGTTGGCGCACGCTTGATCCACGTGGTAGAGGGCGTGCCACGAAGCCGACGCCCAGGCCTCCGGTCGTGGGGCCCCGGGTGTGTTGTTGGGCTCCACAGTTCTAGATTTCGGCACCGCCTTTGTCGCGCCTTCGGGGCGCAGTGTCAGGTGAGCGCCATCCGCGGGCCTCTTTTTACTaacgccgtgtttagttcgtcGGCGTGTAAAGACAAAAAAATTTCGAGGCAATTTTACCaattttgaagtactaaatgaagtgtatttacaaaacttttttatacagttgggttgtaaatcgcgagatgaatctaatgatgctaattaatccatgattaatcaataattaacggatggttactgtagcattactgttgcaaattatggattaaataggttcattagattcgtctcgtgatttacagtccatccatgtaaaaagttttgtaaatagacttcatttagtacttcaaattagtaagatttctttacaaaattttgtatttttgtgtttacggggtgggaactaaacaaggcctaagagCAAATATTAGGGCAGCTCTAGTGTTGAAGAAAACAGAGTGCTAAGAGAATCTTTTGAGGTGCTAAGGTATTGCCAAACGTTGAAAAAGTTCAccctgttcggcaggctggagctggaggctggagctggagttgtgtgagagaaaaacactgttgcctggctggtggctggaggctggacctggagttgtgtgagaggaaaatactgtagAGGCTGGAGGCTGTCCACCAGCCGAACGGGGTGGATAGGTGTTAGAGCTAAAGGCTTAGCTGCGGTGCAAAAATAAGCTCCCGGTGCTCTAGAATAAAGAAGTAATATTACTGCGGCAGCATTGATGGGACTTGTGCTTTTTCTTTCATCTTCCATTGCCATTGGCCTCCCGCCCAACTGCAGTAACTTCTTTCCTCCTTTTATTTGTTGCGGGCCCCAGATTTTGGTAGGAGAAAGTGTGCTAAACGTTAGAGAGAAAAGGCAAACTTTACTAAGGCATGAGGTGGTTATCCCTAGCATTTTGATGGGTGCCAAACACTGTGAATGACTTTATAGTGAACGGGGAACCGGCGGAATCCTAGGTGTGTGAGAGAAAATAGGAGAGAGAAGTAAGCGAACGTATCGCCAGACGCCGACGCAAGCGGGCGGAGGCACGCGCGGGGCTGCTCCCATTCGCTGCGCTGCTGTGCCACTCGTTGCCAGTGGCGGATCCAAGATTTGCTCTTTGGGGGGActcatctctctttttcttcctccagcccccttttcttcttcctccagcccccttttcttcttcctccctcctttctttccccttcttctccctccttcttGCCTATACTTTCCATGGAGTTTCTGggggtaggggggcttgagcccccacGCTAGATCTGCCCCTGCTCGCTGCCGATTGGCTGCCGCTGTTGCGCCGCTCGCCAGCAGCATTAAACGCATGCCGCAAGTGGTGGCGGCACCGCGGCaccatggctgtgtttagttactCCAAAGTTTCTAAACTTTTcgtcacatcgaaatcacatcgaaatattaaatatagcaaatgacgtaTGCATATAACACTAAATGTGGGTAAACAAAATAatttattgcacagtttggatgtacgttgcgagatgaatcttttgagcctagttataccatggtaggacaatatttaccacataaAAACGAAAAATACTACAATGATTTTTAGGAACACTTTTCGTAAAATTTTCGCATGTAAACACAGCGCATGCAAACCTGGAGCGCGGAGGATCCGCCGTGATCGGTTGCTGTGGCAGCGGGAAAAATAGTCCTATCTCGACCTGTCACCTGCCCGGATAGCCAGGTCCGGATCCGGGGAAACCCAGGGAGCAAGATTCCTCCTCCAAACATCTTTAGGCCATCAAGCAGAGCATGTGCCGACGCAATTCTTTTGTTCCGAAAAAGCGTGCAGATGTATGATTCGTGCTGCTTCAAGCCGGAGCTGACAGCTGAGGCTGCCGACCGCGTGCCAAACTGCCGTGCTTCTGCACACCGGCCCCATCGGCcatcgcgtgcgcgcgcgcgcacgcgcggctCGGCCTTGGTATTTGCTAACGACCTCGCTCGAGTCTAATCCAACCGTGTGCGCACCCACACCCACCCCGGCCAGCCGCGGCCACATGCCCACATGTCAGCGGCCGCCGTGCCGTGTCACGCCGTTCTCCGCGGTCTCGCTCGTTCCTTCGCTCTCAGGCACCGATCACTACCAGTGGGTTCCGCGAATGAACCTGACGCGGACATGTAGGCCCCGCCGAGTTGTTGACCTACCACTCCGCTCTCCGAGCCCTAGCCCCGAGCTTTCCGCCTTCGTTCTCCGCAGTGTCAGATCGGCCGTCGCGCGCCGAGCCCgagccctagcgccgccgctcgccccgccTCCCAGTCCTGACCTCTGAGGAACAGCGAGGGCCTTGCGCTTGCGGATCGGGGatcgcgccgcggcggcgggacgacCCGATGGGCGAGGAAGCCAAGTACCTGGAGACGGCGCGGGCCGACCGCTCTGTGTGGCTCATGAAGTGCCCCCCGGTCGTCTCCCGCGCCTGGcaggccgcctccgcctcgtcctcctccgacgcCGCCAACCCCAACCCCGTCGTCGCCAAGGTCGTCCTCTCCCTCGACCTGCCCAGCGGCGAAGAGCAGCAAGAGCCTTCCCTCCAGGCAAGCCACCTCAGTCGTCCCCTCCGCCCTCTGTGCTTCAAGTTTGACTTGTAGAATATGCTCGAGCAAACTGGATGGGGAATTCGTGAAATTGTTGTGGTTGGCTAACTGGCCGCCACACTGAAAGCGCATACTTGAACAAATCGCGTGCCTGATTGAGTGAATCGCATGATTTAGGTGTTTGTACTTGGACACTCTAGGGCAGGAGAAAAATGTGCATAGGTTTAAGCACTGGAGCGGGGAGCTGTAAATTTGCTTTCAGATTCCAGGATTGGTTTTGAGTACCCAGATGAACTGTATATTTGGCAGGAAGACCAAGAGGTGGAATCGACTGTAGTTTGTTGTAGGAGGTGGCACGAATTAAATTGATATTCAAGCAAAGCAAGTGTTCCCATTTGAGCTGATAGTGTAGTCTCTGCAGTTTACATACACTATGAACAGTACTCCAGTCTTGTTGCAAATTGCATTGAGTGATTACAAATCCTTAGATGTTTAATTTGAATAGCTGTTGCCTGTAGCAGGCGTTCCCTGGTGTTATATCTGCTCATTCTGTGTTTGTTTCTCATTCATCATCTCTTGCTTTTGGGGCCTATTATTGAACTTCATCATGCTATTGGAATTACAGTTCAAGATGGAGTTGGCTCAAACTAACACTGGCAATACACCTAAAAGCTACTCTTTGAACATGTTCCAAGATTTcgtgcccatgtgtgttttctCGGAATCTAACCAAGGTAGGATCCAAATTCACACCTCGTCAGCTTTACACTGCTTTACTGCACACTTCTCTGTGGATGATTGGAGACAAAGTTTACTGTTCAGATAGACATGATTTGCCTTTGTTCTTGCATGTAAGATGTCAATTAACTCTTTGTTGTACCTATATGATTATAATTAGACAGTGATGTTGTTTTGGCACATGTACAATTGTAATCTTGTGGAAACAGTCAAGTATGCCAAACTATTTATGTGTATGGCATATGTTTAGTATTGCACATTTTCTACAAGAATGCTACGGCTGCATTTTCGAAATATTCTTGTGGGATAGAAATTCATCAAACTTCTCCCCTTTTTATTACCTTTTGTGTTGTAGTGATTTATGCATTAATGCATACGCGCAACTACCATTTGTCTAACAAAAATGTGGCTAAGCCGTTATTATGTTTTATAATATATCTTGATTATTTGGTTCACAGTAGGTTTCTATGTATGCTATAGGGAATTCACGCTGATGCTCAGAATCTTTCACATAATCTATGCATGTTTACTTATCTTCTAAGAAAGTTGTATAGAAAGAAATAGGAAAATGAGGTCATTTGTTTTTCACTCAAACAGTTAAAGTTATCTGAGCTAACTGTTTCCAGATTGatttaattatttttcttttttaaataaTCAGCTGGCATCAGGTAGGTGTTACTAGTAACTGTTCGCATGCAGGTTTACTGCTTGTAACCAGTTTGGGAAGTTACAATTTTCCAGCCATTCTGGTTTTTGATTCTTGAATGATTTTTGGGTTCTTCCAATAGTGCCCTATTTGTTGCAGGGAAACTTTCATGTGAAGGAAAAGTTGAGCATAAATTTGACATGGAACCACACAGTGATAATTTGGTGAACTATGGAAAGTTATGCCGTGAAAGAACACAGAAATATATGGTTAAATCCAGACAAGTGCAGGTGGAGTGGTTTGATGGTTGTACTTCATTATTATGAGATCTTCTGAAGTATTGTGGTTTACCCTTGTATTGATACCTTGTAGGTACTTGACAATGACCACGGCATGAGCATGAGACCAATGCCCGGCATGGTCGGTCTAATACCTTCTGGTTCAAAGGTAATTTCGTATTGCACTTCAACAGCTTAGAAATTATACATTTTGCTGTTGTCCTTAATGAGGGAGATCAATATTTTTATGTTACCTATATGGTGGATGCTTGGGAAACAGTTTGTATTGTTGAATTTAAGCTTCCTTTTGATCTTCCATCACATTGTCAATCTCAATCATGCCATCAGTCTCTTCATCTTGGACTATCAAATATCAACTATAGCTTCTCATGACCTGCACATTTTTTGCTTGTcaggagaagaagaagcaaaCACCAGCCAAACCATCTGATGTCAAAAGAACTCGTAGGGATCGCACGGAAATGGAAAATATTATATTCAAGCTTTTTGAAAGGCAGCCTAATTGGGCACTAAAGGCGCTAGTGCAAGAAACTGACCAGCCGGAGGTATTTTTCTGGGATCTTTTGTATTTTTGTAAGGAAATGCATATGCTATGACAAACATATTTCAATTATGGATTTTTCGTTTGTTGTCCTCTGAGAGCTCATGCAGTTATCGTTTGTCCTCAACTTTGCGCAGCAATTCCTGAAGGAGATACTGAATGATCTCTGTGTATACAACAAACGAGGACCGAACCAGGGGACGCATGAGCTCAAGCCTGAATACAAGAAATCCACAGGCGATACTGATGCTGCTTGAAGATGCAAGTCCATTTATCTGTAGTTTTATGAGTGAGAGATACTGACAACCTGTTGGCCTGACATGCGAAAACATTAGCTCTCTGTTGGTAGCTCAGGCTTCATGTTTGTAAACATGAGATGATTCAGTTTCCTTTGCATGCTTTGAGAGGCATGGTTTGTAAGGATATGTATAAGCTGGATACACATTGTTtacagaaaagagaaaaagaactgAAACCACATGTAAGAGTGTGAATTGCTGGATGAATGTGCTCAGGGTTATCACAATGAGGATTTGATATGTATCCACTAGCTAAAATATAATATAGCGGGAGGCTAGAATCTTTTCTTAGCTAGCAAGCTGCTTTGTCACACTAGCTAAAAAAGCACAAAATAATAAGGCTAAACGTTCCACTTttcagaaaataaggctaaatgTTAGGATATACTTCTTTTTTCAGTTTCTCTTTTCATTCATCAAATTAAATCGGTCTCTTATATGTGCATCTCCAAATCTATCGTtaatgctgctgctgtggaGTCGCTCTATTGTGGTCTCCAAAAGATTAAACATATCAGGCTCGGATCGAttccggtggtggtggaggagaaGAGGGCGGCAAGGGGGAAGCAGCCGTCTGCAGGGCTGGGGGGATATGTGTGAGTGTTATAAGGGAGGCCTGGGAGGAGCACGGAGCTGGAGGAGGGTCGGTGATGGGGAAGATAAAAAACGTGGCTCGTAGTCTACATTCTTGGAGTGGTAATGTATTGGGGGATCTTGAGAAGAGGTTGAAAAAACTTAGAAAAGAAATTGAACAATGCAGGAGGCTCCCCATTTCGGATATCACGGTTCAGAGAGAGGCGGTTCTCTCTTATCGCCTGGATAAACTTGAGGAGCAAGTTGACATTTACTGGAAACAAAGGGCCCATGTAAATTGGCTGGAGAAGGGGGATAGAAATACTTCTTTTTTTCATAATTGGTGTaaggagaggagaaggagaaacAAAATTGGTAGGTTAAAAAAGGAGGATGGGGGTTGGGTGTCGGAGGAAGTAGAGAAGCAGGGTTTTATTGCTAACCATTTTATGCAGCTTTTCAGGGCGGGTACTGTGGGGGACATACAACATCTCCTTGAAGTTGTGTCCCCCAAAGTAACTGCGGAGATGAATCATGAGCTCACTAGGAACTTCTCGCCTGAAGAAGTGAAAAGGGCGCTGGATGCTATTGGTGATTTGAAAGCGCCAGGCCCCGATGGTATGCCCGCTGTTTTTTACAAACAGTTCTGGGAGATTGTGGGTCCTGAGATAACTCAAGAGGTTCTTGGGGTCTTGAATGGGGGTGATACGCCAGCACATTGGAATGATACTACCATTGCCTTAATCCCGAAGGTGCAGTGTCCTGAAAAAGTAACGGACTTACGTCCGATAAGCCTTTGCAACGTGGTGTACAAGGTAATCTCGAAAGTTCTGGCTAATAGATTGAAAAGCATTCTACCTGATGTGATTACACCAAATCAAAGTGCTTTTGTACCTGGCCGCTTAATCTCTGATAATATACTGATCGCTTATGAGATGACTCACTTTTTGCTTAACCAGAGGAAGGGGAATGTGGGCTATGCTGCAATAAAACTTGATATGAGCAAGGCATATGATCGTGTCTAATGGGGATTTTTGGAAGCGATGATGAGGAGACTGGGGTTTTGTGAACTATGGGTGCAACTCATTATGACGTGTGTGACAACTGTCACCTACCGCATTAAGGTAAATGGAGAGCTATCTGAGAGTTTCCGCCCAGAGAGGGGATTGCGCCAGGGTGACCCTTTGTCACCTTATCTATTCCTTCTATGCA
The nucleotide sequence above comes from Panicum virgatum strain AP13 chromosome 3K, P.virgatum_v5, whole genome shotgun sequence. Encoded proteins:
- the LOC120698172 gene encoding general transcription factor IIF subunit 2-like, encoding MGEEAKYLETARADRSVWLMKCPPVVSRAWQAASASSSSDAANPNPVVAKVVLSLDLPSGEEQQEPSLQFKMELAQTNTGNTPKSYSLNMFQDFVPMCVFSESNQGKLSCEGKVEHKFDMEPHSDNLVNYGKLCRERTQKYMVKSRQVQVLDNDHGMSMRPMPGMVGLIPSGSKEKKKQTPAKPSDVKRTRRDRTEMENIIFKLFERQPNWALKALVQETDQPEQFLKEILNDLCVYNKRGPNQGTHELKPEYKKSTGDTDAA
- the LOC120698171 gene encoding protein LURP-one-related 5-like, which codes for MGQQQQVVIVGEEHCGGEDRELTVRKTTLFTPGDGLEAYDHRTGALAFRVETYGRGGACGGGAAAGDLALLDAEGEPVLTVRRRRPSLHNRWDGFLGDGAAAGGGGHQKPLFSARRSSILGAGTGAAAVLVDLLAPGATGEFHVDGSFPRRCCRVVASARAWGGADGEAEEDVVVAEVRRKVDEDAHVVMGRDVFVLWVRAGFDAAFAMGIVLVLDRITGDEVDGDLGEDPLEATSPA